The Fimbriimonadales bacterium genome has a window encoding:
- a CDS encoding fumarylacetoacetate hydrolase family protein — MKLVRFTLLDEPTARSGFFYEEKIYETDGVQPIGIHKLHEVRLLSPIPRHPNFRDFMSFEEHLINVRKKFGREDVPKEWYAAPSFFYQNATSIVGPNEPIPQPAFTRELDFELEVGIVIGENGSNIPVEEADDYILGFTIINDWTARDVQRREIRVGIGFGKSKDFATSVGPYLVTPDELESKCRDTERGKVYELTMRAYVNNELITEGNLKNMHWTFAEMVSYASQGVELQTGDLIGSGTVGKGCILEHERDYLKPGDEVILQVEGLGELRNPIIE, encoded by the coding sequence ATGAAACTCGTCCGATTCACTTTGTTGGACGAGCCAACGGCGCGTTCAGGATTTTTTTACGAAGAGAAGATTTACGAAACCGATGGTGTTCAGCCTATCGGTATTCATAAACTTCACGAAGTTCGTCTTTTATCGCCAATCCCTCGGCATCCGAATTTTCGCGACTTCATGAGTTTCGAAGAACATCTTATCAACGTCCGAAAAAAATTCGGTCGTGAGGATGTTCCTAAAGAATGGTATGCCGCTCCTTCTTTCTTTTATCAAAACGCGACTAGCATCGTAGGTCCGAACGAACCGATTCCCCAACCCGCTTTCACGCGCGAATTAGATTTCGAATTGGAAGTCGGCATCGTAATCGGGGAAAACGGTTCGAACATTCCCGTCGAAGAAGCCGACGATTATATCTTAGGTTTTACGATCATCAATGACTGGACTGCGCGCGATGTGCAACGGAGAGAAATTCGCGTAGGAATCGGGTTCGGAAAAAGTAAAGACTTCGCAACCAGTGTAGGTCCGTATTTAGTTACACCGGATGAACTGGAATCGAAATGCCGAGATACGGAAAGAGGAAAAGTATATGAACTCACCATGAGAGCGTACGTCAATAACGAACTGATTACAGAAGGAAATCTCAAAAACATGCATTGGACTTTCGCAGAGATGGTTTCCTACGCGAGTCAAGGAGTGGAATTGCAAACAGGTGATTTAATCGGTTCGGGGACGGTGGGAAAAGGATGCATTTTAGAACACGAGAGGGACTACCTCAAACCCGGTGACGAAGTGATTCTTCAAGTAGAGGGATTGGGTGAACTGAGGAATCCGATCATCGAGTAA
- a CDS encoding aspartate kinase encodes MKRIKVMKFGGTSLVTREDRLLAARKVINAKESGFSPVVVVSAIGRDGAPYATDTLLNLLKEIDPLVPPEPREVDLMLCCGEIMSTCIFAQTLNALGHPASAMTGGQAGLVTDANFGNARIIEVKPDDVLKVIEKGRIPVVCGFQGRSKTSEESVYGEITTLGRGGSDTTASALGAALKAEAIEIYTDVDGVKTADPEYVPTAPTLRKMTYEEIAEIAHQGAKVVHPRAAEIAMKFNIPLWIKCTFSDEAGTEVVQKEKFPGRRVTGVTHTGTLVYLQFDAPFGKDKSFIETRVYELMADNKINLFMLNVHPNSFGFAVPRKQLLSVKEILDGLVIPIEEGSERAYILQIGNKPSAEVKAQERMLSGMKALEEIKKCVAKITENCSMVSLIAHEYLQQPGVYLRVLECLSRENIHVLQTCDSPLSLSVLVSEADCERAVLLLHEEFELAEAV; translated from the coding sequence ATGAAGCGCATAAAGGTCATGAAATTCGGCGGCACGAGTTTGGTAACTCGCGAAGACCGTCTTCTCGCCGCGCGAAAGGTCATCAACGCGAAAGAAAGCGGCTTTTCTCCTGTTGTAGTGGTGAGTGCAATCGGTAGAGATGGCGCTCCTTATGCAACGGACACTTTACTTAATCTTTTGAAAGAGATAGACCCTTTAGTTCCACCAGAACCGCGCGAAGTGGATTTGATGCTTTGTTGTGGCGAAATCATGTCTACGTGTATTTTCGCGCAAACACTGAATGCCTTAGGTCATCCTGCGAGTGCAATGACGGGGGGGCAAGCAGGGTTGGTGACCGATGCGAATTTCGGAAACGCTCGAATCATAGAAGTCAAACCCGACGACGTGCTAAAAGTCATCGAGAAAGGAAGAATACCGGTCGTGTGCGGTTTCCAGGGTCGCTCGAAAACGAGTGAGGAGAGCGTTTATGGCGAGATCACCACTTTGGGACGAGGTGGAAGCGACACAACAGCAAGCGCATTAGGTGCTGCGCTCAAAGCGGAAGCAATCGAAATTTACACAGATGTAGACGGAGTAAAAACGGCAGACCCGGAATATGTTCCAACGGCACCTACGCTTCGAAAAATGACGTATGAAGAAATTGCAGAAATCGCTCACCAAGGCGCGAAAGTCGTGCATCCTCGTGCTGCGGAAATCGCGATGAAATTCAACATTCCGCTTTGGATTAAATGCACTTTCTCCGACGAAGCAGGAACAGAAGTCGTGCAAAAAGAAAAATTTCCCGGAAGAAGAGTTACTGGAGTTACCCACACAGGGACGCTGGTTTATTTACAATTCGATGCGCCTTTCGGAAAAGACAAGTCTTTCATCGAAACGAGGGTGTACGAACTCATGGCGGATAACAAAATCAATTTATTCATGCTGAACGTGCATCCGAATAGTTTCGGTTTTGCAGTTCCTCGCAAGCAGTTGCTTTCTGTGAAAGAGATCTTAGACGGATTAGTGATTCCAATCGAAGAAGGAAGTGAAAGAGCGTATATTTTACAAATCGGAAATAAGCCCTCTGCAGAGGTGAAGGCTCAGGAAAGAATGTTGAGCGGTATGAAGGCTCTCGAAGAAATCAAGAAATGCGTTGCGAAAATAACGGAAAATTGCTCGATGGTTTCTTTGATTGCTCACGAGTATCTTCAGCAGCCTGGCGTGTATCTTCGAGTATTAGAATGTTTGAGTAGAGAGAACATTCATGTTTTGCAGACGTGCGATAGTCCCTTATCGCTTTCCGTTTTAGTTTCCGAAGCCGATTGCGAACGTGCTGTTTTGCTTTTGCATGAAGAGTTCGAGTTGGCAGAGGCAGTTTAA
- the dnaN gene encoding DNA polymerase III subunit beta, with protein MISEIGTLRVDCPRKGLLDAVQLTNAVNSGRTPTLPIFQNLLFEARDGNIRLVGCDGEMWVERVVPAMVSDTGGLAINGRLFQDILNQLPEGDVHIEQPNGTSLKLSLATSEYRIVGITPEDFPDLPDVEEKVSVRVKRGDLEEVVSSVDFAVAKEHQGRPVLTGVLLHYDGEKLKAVATDTHRLAIRSESIPGIGGEIQAIVPERTINVIRRLPVADDGELNLVFGESRLLVTADGSRVVSQLLSGSYPPYERVIPKSYTRRWMLDKEAFAACLKRVGVLAKESAERVVLRSENDNLLIYARSEGLGEGKEEMQIVKEGDDIEIAFNAKYLLDALQPVKSPGVYLEMTENDRAALLKPSDETTDYCCVIMPMALV; from the coding sequence ATGATCAGTGAAATCGGAACCTTGAGAGTAGATTGCCCGAGAAAGGGTTTGCTCGATGCCGTCCAATTAACCAACGCAGTAAATTCAGGAAGAACGCCGACTCTTCCCATTTTTCAAAACTTACTTTTCGAAGCAAGGGATGGGAACATCCGGCTCGTAGGTTGCGATGGAGAAATGTGGGTAGAACGCGTCGTTCCGGCAATGGTAAGTGATACCGGTGGGTTGGCAATCAATGGACGCCTCTTTCAAGACATCCTCAATCAATTGCCCGAAGGGGATGTACACATCGAGCAACCGAATGGCACATCGTTGAAACTTTCTTTGGCAACAAGCGAATATCGCATTGTCGGCATAACGCCTGAGGATTTTCCTGACCTGCCCGATGTCGAGGAAAAAGTAAGTGTTCGAGTAAAGCGCGGGGATTTAGAGGAAGTCGTATCTTCAGTGGATTTTGCAGTTGCTAAAGAACATCAAGGTAGGCCGGTATTGACTGGAGTTTTATTGCATTACGATGGCGAAAAATTAAAAGCAGTAGCCACCGACACGCATCGACTCGCGATTCGTTCTGAATCCATTCCAGGAATCGGAGGGGAAATTCAAGCGATCGTTCCTGAACGCACGATCAATGTGATTCGACGTCTCCCCGTTGCCGATGATGGCGAATTGAATTTGGTTTTCGGAGAATCCCGATTGCTCGTTACCGCGGATGGGTCACGAGTCGTTTCGCAATTGCTTTCCGGTTCCTATCCTCCCTATGAACGAGTAATTCCCAAATCCTATACGAGGCGTTGGATGTTGGATAAAGAAGCATTTGCAGCATGCTTGAAACGAGTAGGTGTTTTGGCAAAAGAAAGCGCAGAGAGAGTCGTTCTTCGTTCGGAAAACGATAATTTGTTGATTTATGCACGCAGCGAGGGATTGGGTGAAGGCAAAGAAGAGATGCAAATTGTAAAAGAAGGCGACGATATCGAAATCGCCTTCAATGCGAAATATCTTCTGGATGCACTTCAGCCGGTGAAAAGCCCTGGCGTTTATTTGGAGATGACGGAGAACGACCGCGCCGCCTTATTGAAACCGAGCGACGAGACGACGGATTACTGCTGCGTCATTATGCCGATGGCATTGGTGTAA
- a CDS encoding pitrilysin family protein, which translates to MKLNAQIAKFVLPNSVRVVCEHVPYVHSVAIGIWCHTGSRMEAPQESGISHLIEHMLFKGTEKRTAEQIAQEIEGKGGHLNAFTDREITCFYARTLAEELPTALDVLGDMFTNSLIKPEDLELEKSVIHEEIRKYEDTPEEHIHDLHMRKRWGDHPLGRPIIGTHESLNSFRREHLKDYMKRRYVAGKTLVAVAGKLEPEELRKLCEEKLSFLAGDFELPNEPPPNSNPGEFLVPKNVEQVHFCIGGDSVTLYDERRYALGILDAILGGSMSSRLFQEIREKRGLVYAVGSYAALYREAGSFTIYGGTGLQTWEQVKELVVKEIQKIRSEDVSEEELERAKKMIKGSIVLGMESMSARMQRIAKNELIYGRDIPIEETLAKIEAVTQKDIRTLAEEFLDPEKMTTTAIGPF; encoded by the coding sequence ATGAAATTAAACGCCCAAATTGCTAAGTTCGTGTTGCCTAACTCCGTCCGCGTGGTTTGCGAGCATGTTCCTTACGTCCATTCCGTTGCCATCGGAATATGGTGTCATACGGGAAGCCGAATGGAAGCCCCGCAAGAAAGCGGTATCAGCCATCTCATCGAGCATATGCTTTTCAAAGGCACTGAAAAACGAACGGCGGAACAAATCGCACAAGAAATCGAAGGTAAAGGTGGCCACCTCAACGCTTTTACCGACCGAGAAATAACATGTTTTTACGCACGAACACTCGCCGAGGAGTTGCCGACCGCACTCGATGTTTTGGGCGATATGTTCACGAATTCATTGATTAAACCGGAAGATTTGGAATTGGAGAAAAGTGTAATCCACGAAGAAATTCGCAAATACGAAGATACTCCGGAAGAACATATTCACGATTTGCACATGCGGAAGAGGTGGGGCGACCACCCTTTAGGTCGTCCTATTATCGGAACGCACGAGTCTTTGAATTCATTTCGACGCGAACATCTTAAGGATTATATGAAAAGACGTTACGTTGCAGGAAAAACTCTCGTTGCCGTTGCAGGAAAACTCGAGCCCGAAGAATTGCGAAAGTTATGCGAAGAAAAACTCTCTTTCCTTGCAGGTGATTTCGAGCTTCCCAACGAACCACCGCCAAACTCCAACCCTGGAGAATTTCTCGTGCCCAAAAATGTGGAACAAGTGCATTTTTGCATTGGGGGGGATTCCGTGACACTTTACGACGAGCGTCGCTACGCACTCGGAATCCTCGATGCGATACTCGGCGGAAGCATGAGTAGCCGTTTATTCCAAGAAATTCGTGAGAAACGCGGTCTTGTTTATGCGGTTGGCAGTTACGCCGCTCTTTATCGCGAGGCTGGTTCCTTCACGATTTATGGGGGGACAGGCTTGCAAACGTGGGAACAAGTGAAAGAACTCGTCGTAAAAGAAATTCAAAAGATACGTTCTGAAGATGTATCAGAAGAAGAATTGGAACGTGCGAAGAAAATGATAAAGGGGAGCATCGTTTTAGGAATGGAAAGCATGAGCGCGCGCATGCAACGTATCGCGAAAAACGAACTCATTTACGGTAGAGATATCCCCATCGAGGAAACACTTGCGAAAATCGAGGCTGTAACGCAGAAAGACATTCGAACTTTGGCTGAAGAGTTCCTGGATCCGGAGAAGATGACTACGACCGCAATCGGGCCATTTTGA
- a CDS encoding S1C family serine protease: MMYRLAVSISFILLSGTGGVSQVPSEEPIPVSFVVSLPQDGLIQPLSRELVERVSPSVVMLSQAGVALGQAVVISENGKAITTGEVAFGGDGSPRFMLEAKLTNGARVPCKVEAYDPVTDLALIQLENFPKSAISVAKVSFPSHPVVLVLLPRGPVRAEISNSSVIGVLSPSRRYAPLTEIRFEMPWQPIGASPVFDSQGNWVGILVASLISTEKTENKRVPRESVAREEKPSSVSAPVGAVKTLAPHGAMTAYSLSGIVLQRVVDGFLKEGFVRHPWIGAYFTNAPNGARITDLAPGSPAMRAGLRAGDIIIRANNKDIRSQFDFAGYLFHQPLGSMIRLVVIREGKEITLNVEVQNDPRTSRVQLRRILTPTS, translated from the coding sequence GTCGTGTCACTCCCGCAAGACGGACTCATCCAACCGTTGAGTCGTGAGTTGGTCGAGAGGGTTTCACCTTCTGTCGTAATGCTTTCCCAAGCCGGTGTCGCTTTAGGACAAGCGGTCGTGATTTCCGAAAACGGAAAAGCAATCACGACGGGTGAAGTTGCATTCGGTGGAGACGGATCTCCGCGTTTTATGCTCGAAGCGAAATTAACAAATGGAGCTCGAGTGCCTTGCAAAGTAGAGGCGTACGACCCTGTAACTGACCTTGCTTTGATTCAATTAGAAAATTTTCCGAAGTCTGCGATTTCAGTAGCGAAGGTCTCATTTCCTTCTCATCCTGTTGTGCTTGTTTTGCTTCCTCGAGGTCCTGTGCGCGCCGAAATTTCGAATAGTTCTGTAATCGGTGTTCTTTCACCGAGCAGAAGATATGCGCCACTAACGGAAATTCGATTCGAAATGCCTTGGCAGCCGATTGGAGCATCGCCCGTCTTCGATTCGCAAGGGAATTGGGTGGGAATTTTAGTCGCTTCCTTAATTTCCACAGAAAAGACTGAAAACAAACGTGTCCCGCGTGAAAGTGTCGCTCGTGAAGAAAAGCCGTCTTCTGTTTCTGCACCTGTCGGTGCGGTGAAAACTTTGGCTCCTCATGGTGCGATGACCGCTTATTCGTTATCGGGAATCGTTTTGCAAAGAGTGGTAGATGGATTTTTAAAAGAAGGATTCGTTCGTCATCCTTGGATTGGTGCTTACTTCACGAACGCACCGAATGGAGCGCGAATTACGGATTTGGCTCCAGGAAGTCCCGCCATGCGTGCTGGATTACGCGCCGGTGATATCATTATACGTGCGAATAATAAAGACATTCGTTCACAGTTCGATTTTGCCGGCTATTTATTTCATCAGCCATTGGGAAGCATGATTCGACTCGTGGTGATTCGAGAGGGAAAAGAGATTACATTGAATGTAGAAGTTCAGAACGACCCACGCACGAGCCGCGTACAACTCCGACGAATCTTGACACCGACGAGTTAA
- a CDS encoding sigma-70 family RNA polymerase sigma factor has translation MNQRSSAEKRLLRALAEGDPAAIAAIYELYGERVFRYTLRMLNNRADAEDATAETFLRVIRRSADLRADGAFNTWLFRIARNLCIDKLRQHQLMNLPQDALISSGEDAAALRVAVREALQDLPKDYREPLILCDLEEISAKDAADVLGISVPALKSRLYRGRRALREKLQAALEKENAK, from the coding sequence TTGAACCAACGTTCATCCGCTGAAAAGCGGTTGCTGAGGGCGTTAGCTGAAGGCGACCCAGCAGCCATAGCAGCCATTTACGAGCTCTATGGAGAGCGCGTCTTTCGCTATACCCTTCGAATGCTCAACAATCGCGCAGACGCAGAGGATGCTACCGCAGAGACTTTTCTGCGGGTGATTCGTCGGTCTGCCGATCTTCGTGCGGACGGAGCTTTCAATACTTGGCTTTTCCGAATCGCACGAAATTTGTGCATTGACAAACTTCGACAACATCAACTTATGAACTTGCCACAAGATGCGCTCATATCTTCGGGAGAAGACGCTGCGGCGTTACGAGTCGCAGTGCGTGAGGCATTGCAAGATTTGCCGAAAGATTATCGAGAACCGTTGATACTCTGTGACTTAGAAGAAATCAGCGCAAAAGATGCAGCAGATGTCCTTGGCATCTCCGTGCCAGCGCTGAAATCGCGTTTATATCGAGGCCGCAGAGCGTTGAGAGAAAAACTCCAAGCAGCCCTGGAGAAGGAGAATGCAAAGTGA
- a CDS encoding DHH family phosphoesterase — protein sequence MTLELPRAKWRIPLRNPSQENRLTEELGISPLLARVLVVRGITEPKEAEEFLHPRLENLHDPYLLPDCARAVEEIMLAKEKKERIFVHGDYDVDGISSAAIWTRSLKRLGFDVTAHVPHRIREGYGIHDTAVREAAEQGAKLLLTCDCGSSAFETVEIARELGMRVVITDHHLIGNGNHGGGNAFPRANAVVNPSRSDSEYPFPYLSGAGVSFKVAQAVAEECGAKPNQFQRAFLDLVCLGTIADVVPLIGENRILASHGLDALEKTQKKGLRALLRVSDLDEDPATIEEDEYYQYFGKPTKKKITSWDVGWRLSPRINAAGRIDDAAHSLALLLTEDEEEASEIAKLLNQQNLERREEQKRVFEHALEIIYEREIHKKNLIFLYAEGWHPGVIGIVAGKIAEMFYRPTFLATIHDTSEIARGSGRSIPNFHLHNALEANKHLFLSCGGHAMAAGFSIRPERLEEAAEILCEWTDKTIAEIELVPQWDIDAEIEPENLTFRAVKELCKLEPFGEANPEPRFLLRNVEFAWIRETSNPNHVQFAITAPSNDSSRFRKNTVIEGIAFDFGERLRSFPPCTKTDMIVRACLDSWNGSERMRLQLLDFMENS from the coding sequence ATGACGTTAGAGCTACCGAGAGCGAAATGGCGCATCCCTCTGCGAAACCCATCTCAGGAGAATCGGCTTACGGAGGAGTTGGGCATTTCGCCGCTTCTCGCGAGGGTTTTGGTTGTTAGAGGCATAACCGAACCGAAAGAGGCGGAGGAGTTCCTCCATCCTCGCTTGGAAAATCTCCACGACCCGTATCTTTTGCCGGATTGCGCGCGGGCTGTCGAAGAAATCATGCTCGCAAAAGAAAAAAAGGAGCGCATTTTCGTTCACGGAGACTACGATGTGGATGGCATCTCCAGCGCGGCGATCTGGACCCGCTCGTTGAAGCGTCTCGGGTTCGATGTAACTGCGCATGTTCCTCATCGTATTCGCGAGGGATACGGGATTCATGACACCGCAGTTCGAGAAGCGGCTGAGCAAGGGGCGAAATTGCTACTCACCTGCGATTGCGGTTCTTCAGCGTTCGAGACCGTCGAAATCGCGCGCGAGTTGGGAATGCGTGTGGTCATCACAGATCATCATTTAATTGGAAATGGAAATCATGGGGGGGGAAATGCTTTTCCGAGAGCGAACGCAGTCGTAAACCCTTCACGCTCTGACAGTGAATATCCTTTTCCATACTTATCGGGTGCAGGAGTGTCTTTCAAAGTTGCACAGGCTGTAGCGGAAGAGTGTGGAGCAAAACCCAATCAATTCCAACGAGCGTTTTTGGATTTAGTTTGCTTGGGCACGATTGCGGATGTCGTTCCCCTTATCGGAGAAAATCGAATTCTCGCCTCACACGGGCTCGATGCTCTCGAGAAAACACAAAAGAAAGGACTGCGCGCTTTATTGCGGGTTTCCGATTTAGACGAAGATCCTGCAACAATCGAAGAAGATGAATATTATCAATACTTCGGAAAACCTACAAAAAAGAAAATCACTTCTTGGGACGTTGGGTGGAGATTGAGTCCTCGCATCAATGCTGCAGGAAGAATCGACGATGCCGCGCATTCCCTTGCATTATTATTAACGGAAGACGAAGAAGAGGCATCCGAAATTGCGAAACTTCTCAATCAACAAAACTTAGAGCGACGAGAAGAACAAAAGCGGGTTTTCGAACATGCTCTCGAAATTATTTATGAACGGGAAATTCACAAGAAGAATTTAATCTTTTTGTATGCAGAGGGATGGCATCCGGGGGTTATCGGAATCGTTGCAGGAAAAATCGCCGAGATGTTTTATCGTCCCACATTTCTCGCTACAATTCACGACACATCCGAAATTGCGCGCGGTTCTGGAAGGAGCATCCCGAACTTTCATCTTCATAACGCGCTCGAAGCGAATAAACATTTGTTTCTTTCATGCGGTGGGCACGCAATGGCCGCCGGTTTCAGCATTCGTCCAGAGCGATTAGAGGAAGCGGCAGAAATATTATGCGAATGGACCGACAAAACGATTGCAGAAATAGAACTCGTTCCTCAATGGGACATCGATGCTGAAATCGAGCCCGAAAATCTTACGTTTCGCGCGGTAAAAGAACTTTGCAAATTAGAGCCATTCGGAGAGGCGAATCCAGAGCCGCGCTTTTTGCTTCGTAACGTAGAATTTGCATGGATACGCGAAACTTCGAATCCGAATCACGTGCAGTTCGCAATAACTGCCCCTTCTAACGATTCTTCCCGATTCCGCAAGAATACAGTAATCGAAGGAATCGCTTTCGATTTCGGAGAGCGTCTGCGCTCGTTTCCTCCTTGCACGAAAACAGACATGATAGTTCGCGCCTGCCTCGATTCTTGGAACGGAAGCGAACGAATGCGTTTACAACTTCTCGATTTTATGGAGAACTCCTAA
- a CDS encoding sigma-70 family RNA polymerase sigma factor, translating into MARVNRALEHTLERFERLMKKTYSKVYNFAYRLVRNSSDAEDLTQETYYRALRKFDTYDGSKSFENWIFKILGRLFLDLIRHRKRRVKTVSYDAPLPHEHDDIVYFEKPDDSTNPEAQLMKEELSDELERAIKNLTPEQQSIMRMADVEEIPYQEIAERLDAPIGTIRSRLHRTHKTLRKKLAKIRAASRA; encoded by the coding sequence ATGGCCCGTGTAAACCGTGCCTTGGAACACACCTTGGAACGATTCGAAAGGCTCATGAAGAAAACCTATTCCAAGGTGTACAACTTCGCTTATCGTTTAGTGAGAAATTCGAGCGACGCGGAAGACTTGACTCAAGAGACTTATTACCGCGCACTGCGAAAATTCGACACCTATGACGGAAGCAAATCTTTCGAAAATTGGATTTTCAAAATCCTCGGAAGATTGTTTTTAGACCTCATTCGCCACAGAAAACGCAGAGTGAAGACGGTAAGTTACGATGCTCCTCTGCCGCATGAACATGACGATATCGTGTACTTCGAAAAACCAGACGATAGCACGAACCCAGAAGCTCAACTTATGAAAGAAGAACTTAGCGACGAGTTGGAACGTGCGATTAAAAATCTAACTCCCGAGCAACAATCCATCATGCGCATGGCGGATGTAGAAGAGATTCCCTATCAAGAGATTGCAGAGCGTCTCGATGCACCTATCGGTACGATAAGAAGCCGCTTGCATCGAACCCATAAAACGCTCCGCAAAAAACTTGCGAAAATACGAGCGGCAAGCAGAGCCTAA
- the hppD gene encoding 4-hydroxyphenylpyruvate dioxygenase, producing MSDSFPIRKIDHIKFYSGNAKQAADWYHFVFGFDIVAYSGLETGVRTEASYLLQQNDVRLLIASPLIPNHPIGELLGKHGDFVRDICFEVDNVKSAFDLAVSKGASPALEPTVLEDSFGKVEVASIHSYGDVLHTFINRDQFSGLFAPNYVPVNKKGESIGVEYVDHVVGNVELGGMNKWVEWYRNVLGFEQLIHFDDKDISTEYSALMSKVMQSGNGRIKFPINEPAEGKRKSQIEEYLEFHGGPGVQHIALHTGNIIETTKKLRERGLGFLSVPHSYYEDVPNRVGEIEETLSEIENLGILVDRDDEGYLLQIFTKPVEDRPTLFYELIQRKGAKSFGKGNFKALFEAIEREQKIRGTL from the coding sequence ATGAGTGACTCATTCCCGATACGAAAGATAGACCACATCAAGTTCTATTCCGGAAACGCAAAGCAAGCAGCCGATTGGTATCACTTCGTTTTCGGCTTCGACATCGTGGCTTATTCAGGGCTGGAAACAGGCGTGCGGACGGAAGCGAGTTACCTTCTCCAGCAAAACGACGTTCGCCTCCTCATCGCATCCCCGCTCATCCCCAATCACCCTATCGGGGAATTGCTCGGAAAGCATGGGGATTTCGTAAGGGACATTTGTTTCGAAGTAGACAACGTTAAAAGTGCCTTCGACTTAGCAGTGAGCAAAGGTGCAAGCCCAGCCCTCGAGCCAACCGTTCTCGAGGACAGTTTCGGCAAAGTCGAGGTGGCATCTATTCATTCCTATGGCGACGTGCTCCATACGTTTATTAACCGGGACCAATTCAGCGGTCTTTTCGCTCCGAATTACGTTCCTGTAAACAAAAAGGGCGAATCCATCGGGGTCGAATACGTCGATCACGTCGTCGGAAATGTAGAACTGGGGGGGATGAACAAGTGGGTCGAATGGTATCGCAACGTTTTAGGTTTCGAGCAGTTGATTCATTTCGATGACAAAGACATCAGCACGGAATACTCCGCCCTCATGTCGAAGGTGATGCAAAGCGGCAACGGTCGAATCAAGTTCCCCATCAATGAACCTGCCGAAGGAAAAAGGAAATCACAAATCGAAGAGTACTTAGAATTTCACGGTGGTCCCGGAGTGCAGCATATTGCACTTCATACCGGAAACATCATCGAGACCACGAAAAAATTGCGCGAAAGAGGATTGGGCTTTTTGAGCGTTCCTCACTCTTATTACGAAGATGTTCCTAACCGTGTAGGTGAAATCGAAGAGACGCTGAGCGAAATCGAAAATTTAGGAATTCTCGTAGACAGGGATGACGAGGGATATCTTCTTCAGATTTTCACCAAACCGGTGGAAGACCGCCCTACGCTCTTCTATGAACTCATTCAACGCAAAGGTGCGAAGAGTTTCGGAAAAGGCAACTTCAAAGCCCTTTTCGAAGCGATCGAGCGAGAGCAAAAGATACGAGGAACGTTATAA